Proteins encoded in a region of the Labeo rohita strain BAU-BD-2019 chromosome 22, IGBB_LRoh.1.0, whole genome shotgun sequence genome:
- the si:dkeyp-34c12.1 gene encoding transcriptional regulatory protein AlgP: MSSKRGRIKRTKNVRNLDSFDAASLAQSIIEEHSNIIPVGRQLERTPPSKSERVTIHQPSKPNGSPTSGQVVKEELCGQEITKHLSCNGSNEVLQHPNVKDERKSVRRSSSTAASATPGNANPEIFIQGMEGYQWTDTDLEFVYQTKWKKQIQQAQQELSNLKWSLKSTKQTRDMELTALDKIQTELSKVLACERIQQISMEVLLRSQSSSQLEGLDLKALLAQLKVADVHCTTAEEKTEVSKLKTEVEKAQVLREKEKQLTKDIDSYKMNINQIKVNIDALTTEISALESQLSSKEEAPQSAKPRQKAQRGTKPSTAPKPPKPPASPPASKTSKPSAAPKTSKPPASSRSPKTSKPLAAPKTSEPPASPPVPKTSKPLAAPKTSKPSAAPKTSKPLAASKTSKPPSSPPASKTSKPTATQKAKTASKPSKPTTAPKAPEGDVGDLRRSKRIAAKKEK; the protein is encoded by the exons ATGAGCTCGAAGAGAGGCAGAATTAAACGCACCAAAAATGTGCGTAATTTGGATTCGTTTGATGCGGCTTCACTAGCGCAATCAATAATAGAGGAACATTCAAATATTATACCTGTCGGGCGACAGTTAGAGAGGACACCTCCATCCAAAAGTGAAAGAGTCACAATACACCAGCCCAGCAAACCAAATGGTTCGCCAACATCAGGACAAGTGGTCAAAGAAGAGCTGTGTGGCcag GAAATAACTAAACACCTTTCTTGCAATGGATCAAATGAAGTTCTCCAGCACCCTAATGTTAAAGATGAGAGGAAGTCCGTCAGGAGGTCTAGTTCTACAGCTGCATCAG CAACGCCTGGGAATGCCAACCCTGAAATCTTCATCCAGGGAATGGAGGGATACCAATGGACAGACACAGACCTGGAGTTTGTCTATCAAACCAAATGGAAAAAGCAAATTCAACAGGCACAG CAAGAGTTAAGCAACTTGAAGTGGTCTCTGAAGAGCACGAAGCAAACGCGGGATATGGAGCTTACTGCACTTGACAAAATACAAACAGAGCTTTCTAAG GTGTTGGCATGTGAACGAATACAGCAAATTTCCATGGAAGTACTTCTGAGGTCTCAGAGCTCTAGTCAGCTGGAAGGACTTGATCTCAAAGCCCTCCTTGCACAGCTAAAGGTTGCTGATGTGCACTGCACTACTGCTGAGGAAAAGACAGAGGTCAGCAAACTCAAGACAGAGGTGGAAAAAGCACAAGTATTGAG agagaaagagaaacaacTCACAAAGGACATTGACAGCTATAAGATGAACATCAACCAAATCAAG GTAAACATAGATGCACTGACAACAGAAATATCTGCTCTGGAATCCCAGCTGTCTAGCAAAGAG GAAGCACCACAGTCAGCTAAACCACGTCAAAAAGCCCAAAGAGGCACTAAACCCTCTACTGCCCCTAAACCCCCCAAACCCCCTGCCTCTCCTCCTGCTTCAAAAACCTCCAAACCTTCGGCTGCTCCCAAAACCTCCAAACCTCCTGCTTCCTCTCGTTCTCCCAAAACCTCCAAACCTTTGGCTGCTCCAAAAACCTCTGAACCTCCTGCCTCTCCTCCTGTTCCTAAAACCTCCAAACCTCTGGCTGCTCCAAAAACCTCCAAACCTTCAGCTGCCCCAAAAACCTCCAAACCTTTGGCTGCTTCAAAAACCTCCAAACCTCCTTCCTCTCCTCCTGCTTCAAAAACCTCCAAACCTACTGCTACCCAAAAAGCCAAGACTGCTTCAAAACCCTCCAAACCAACCACTGCTCCAAAGGCCCCGGAGGGTGATGTCGGAGACCTCCGCCGCTCGAAAAGAATCGCTGCTAAGAAAGAGAAGTGA